In the genome of uncultured Methanobrevibacter sp., one region contains:
- a CDS encoding 50S ribosomal protein L40e, with product MARFEEAENRMFNVKICLKCNARNPAAATTCRKCGYKGLRFKAKELRG from the coding sequence ATGGCAAGATTTGAAGAAGCAGAAAACAGAATGTTCAATGTTAAAATCTGTTTAAAATGTAATGCTCGTAACCCTGCTGCTGCTACAACCTGCAGAAAATGTGGTTACAAAGGTTTAAGATTCAAAGCAAAAGAATTAAGAGGATAA
- a CDS encoding geranylgeranylglyceryl/heptaprenylglyceryl phosphate synthase: MKDVENYIRDILKTRKIHFTLIDPDEQTPEEALEIATQAIEGGTDGIMIGGSTVNGDDVDNTCKILSENIAVPIIIFPGNTSSVSKFADAIFFMSYVNSTNPYWINGAQALAAPSVKASGIEILPMAYMVAEPGGTVGWVGDAKLVPRNKPKIPAIYAMSSEMFGMKFFYLEAGSGADKPIPPEMVAYSKRATDNMIIVVGGGIRDAKAAYTAAKAGGDVIVTGTVVEEVDDIKAKIQELTGAILKASQE; encoded by the coding sequence ATGAAAGACGTTGAAAATTATATCAGAGACATTTTAAAAACTAGGAAAATTCATTTTACATTAATAGATCCTGATGAACAGACACCAGAGGAAGCTTTAGAAATTGCCACTCAGGCCATTGAAGGTGGAACTGATGGAATCATGATTGGGGGGTCAACTGTCAACGGGGATGATGTCGACAACACCTGTAAGATATTGTCCGAAAACATTGCAGTGCCTATTATCATATTCCCTGGAAACACCAGCAGCGTAAGTAAATTCGCTGATGCAATCTTTTTCATGAGTTACGTTAACTCAACCAACCCTTACTGGATTAACGGTGCACAGGCACTTGCGGCACCTTCAGTAAAGGCATCCGGAATTGAAATTTTACCTATGGCTTATATGGTTGCAGAACCTGGTGGAACTGTTGGATGGGTCGGGGATGCAAAACTGGTACCGAGAAACAAGCCTAAAATACCGGCTATTTATGCAATGTCTTCTGAAATGTTCGGTATGAAATTCTTCTATCTTGAAGCAGGTTCCGGTGCGGATAAACCTATTCCTCCTGAAATGGTTGCATACTCAAAAAGGGCAACTGATAACATGATAATTGTTGTTGGTGGCGGAATTCGTGATGCAAAAGCAGCATACACTGCAGCCAAAGCAGGTGGAGATGTTATCGTTACAGGTACAGTTGTTGAAGAAGTCGATGACATTAAAGCTAAAATTCAAGAATTAACCGGAGCAATCCTAAAAGCTTCACAAGAGTAG